From a region of the Oncorhynchus keta strain PuntledgeMale-10-30-2019 chromosome 13, Oket_V2, whole genome shotgun sequence genome:
- the LOC118392203 gene encoding mediator of RNA polymerase II transcription subunit 11 isoform X1: MTDCELWKRLRVKLQRFCSAPVRLPLHATTTVQIHCNVVLELSKDKHNASFLDRQLSQFTGSVNRVETELSSQIRYLTQVATGQPHEGSTYSARKDCQMALNRAEYTRVKLGELGRTCEVMLDPQP, from the exons ATGACCGACTGCGAGCTTTGGAAGAGGTTGAGAGTCAAATTGCAACGATTCTGCAGTGCGCCGGTTCGTCTACCTCTGCATGCAACAACAACAGTTCAAATACATT GCAACGTTGTGTTGGAGCTGTCTAAAGACAAGCACAATGCCAGTTTCCTGGACAGACAGCTCAGCCAGTTTACTGGATCCGTCAACAGAGTGGAGACTGAGCTCAGCTCACAAATCAGAtacctcacacag GTTGCCACAGGCCAGCCCCACGAGGGCTCCACATACTCGGCCAGGAAAGACTGTCAAATGGCCTTGAACCGAGCAGAATACACCAGGGTCAAACTGGGAGAGCTGGGACGCACCTGCGAAGTCATGCTGGATCCACAACCCTGA
- the LOC118392203 gene encoding mediator of RNA polymerase II transcription subunit 11 isoform X2 has translation MANDRLRALEEVESQIATILQCAGNVVLELSKDKHNASFLDRQLSQFTGSVNRVETELSSQIRYLTQVATGQPHEGSTYSARKDCQMALNRAEYTRVKLGELGRTCEVMLDPQP, from the exons ATGGCGAATGACCGACTGCGAGCTTTGGAAGAGGTTGAGAGTCAAATTGCAACGATTCTGCAGTGCGCCG GCAACGTTGTGTTGGAGCTGTCTAAAGACAAGCACAATGCCAGTTTCCTGGACAGACAGCTCAGCCAGTTTACTGGATCCGTCAACAGAGTGGAGACTGAGCTCAGCTCACAAATCAGAtacctcacacag GTTGCCACAGGCCAGCCCCACGAGGGCTCCACATACTCGGCCAGGAAAGACTGTCAAATGGCCTTGAACCGAGCAGAATACACCAGGGTCAAACTGGGAGAGCTGGGACGCACCTGCGAAGTCATGCTGGATCCACAACCCTGA